The region CAATTACTCGTGTTTGCGGCCCATTTTGCAACTTGTGGTTGAGGACCAGTCAATCTAGTTATACCGCTTTTAAGTATACACATGTTTTTTTATGTCGTGAAACCGCAGGGTGGTCAGATGCCAAGTTTGTCAAATAGAGTCCTGCGTTTCACATGAAATGAAATACGGAGTACTCCCAAATGTGAAATAGTACTAGTATGAAAAGGACAGGGGGAAACCAACCGCTTATTTTTCCTGTCCGCACCTGACATTTCCATTGCCCCGCCCTACCAATCCAAGGTCAACCGACTCTACCCAGCAAGATCCAGCCCCCTTCGCAAGGCCAAAGCTGACCACCACCACCCCACcaccaccaacccctcctccctccctccctccctcaatTATTACAAGCTGTTAGCATTGTTAATCACTTCAGACCGATCCATCCGACCATCAGCTGTATTGTATTTGTTCGGTGGATGACAGCGGGGAGAGGTGCGATTCTGACTTCCCGAGGGGCGGCTAGGTTCCAAGAAACCATATTCTTGTGCTGCTAGCTAGCTAGGGGCGACCGAGTTTCAGCCAGGGACTTGTAAACCGGTGGTCTCAAGGAAGAACCCGATCCCATGGCCGGCAAGGAAATCTACCACAAGATGAAGGATAAGGTAATCAGTTTGCGCTGTTTTGCGAATTTAGCTAGATAGATGCATCGTATGCTTGCTTTTCTTGTCCTTGGCCTTCCATTAAAGATGTGAGATGGCGTTTGAGAGACCCGTGAAATGGCGGACGTGATTCACGTGTCGTGCTTCAAGTCCGAGCATGTCTTGGAGATTGTGGAATGATGATAGTCAAGCGGCTAGTTTTGCTGGTCAACTATTTTACCTTCTCCAGTGATGCAGATGGTTGTGAGTTGTCAAGTCTGGTTACCTGTAATGAGGCCTGGCTACCATGGATCTTTGTATTAGCTTTTTTTCTTTGGTTGGGTGGGGCGGTGGGTTGAGctatattattttattttatttttttagaaaaggaggatgacccccggcctctgcatctgggttgAGCTATATAGTTGGTTTCTTTCCGAGAATCGGTATATATAGGTTTCAATGGCTGGATGGATTAACTTAAGGAAAGGAATTTACTGTACGAGGGGTAATCTATCGTTCTAATGCCAAAATATCACCGTGGTAATACAAGTGCTAATCTGAATGAACGTTGTTAGTTTTGCAAAAGAGATTGCAAATGTCTATTCAAGTGTCGAGTGCTTTCTATGTCAAATGTAATCAAGAACTACAGAGGCTAGAAGCAAAAGCTACATGTCCCTTGTGTATATGCACTAGTGCGCTATGCTTTTGGATGTCTCGTGTGTTGTTGTTAGCAAACGGTATAAATTCCCTGTTTTTGCTGATAGCCCTGGAATGAAgaaatgttgaggaagcaaaccctTTAGTAACAACAGAAAACAATTCGATATGTTGGTTATAGGAGTATGGTAGGAGAGCACAATACTTCCGAATGTCATTCCTACAGAAAAACGTGGAATTGTAGGTGAAAATCACATGAAATGCAGTCCTGCAGGCCAAATCTTTCTATTTTGGTGCTTACTGGTTCCTAAATTGTGTTTGGTAATGAAGGCCTACTAAACTACAGTGATTGAATTTATGAATAGCCGAGGAGCAGAGGAAACATAACTTCGTAAATATATATTATTATCTGAGAAACCTGGCAGAGTTGCAAACCAAACAAGAACTGTAGCTAGAAAAAGCTTGATACTACTTGACATGCTTGTGAGTTTTAAGAGTTGGGGATATAAAGTTAAAAAAAATATAGTTACCTTGAAATGTTATGCACTACCGGATGTCCAGACAGTTCTAGACAAGTTCATTTTGGGGAACTATCTAGACAGGCTCATTTTGGGAAACTATCTTTTGCCATTTTGCCTTGAAAGCTTCCTGTGAGGTTTACTCTTTTTAGTTGCCTTGAAATGTCTTTTTGTTGTGCTGGATGTCCAACAAAGTTGTAGTCATATAGTATTTGCCTTGCTGAGTGTTGAGGTCATTATCAGCACAGCTTGGTTGACAATTTGTCTGGATGTTCTTACAGGTGAAAGATGCTTTTAGTTCATCAGGGCCAGAAACAGGGAAAGGCAAGACAAAATTGTCAGGCAGGCGTGTCAAGCATGGTTACCATCTTGTGAAGGGGAAATCAAATCATCCAATGGAGGACTACTTGGTGGCGGAGTACAGGCAAGTTGGGGAGCATGATTTGGGTTtgtttgcaatatttgatggccacCTGGGCCACACTGTTCCAGACTTTCTGCGTGCACATCTCTTTGATAACATCTTGAGCGAGGTAATGCTTCAATTCCACTTGCTTTAGTTTTTTTTAGATCAAAGTTCAGTAATTGCTGCCATACCTATATGCCAAAATGTTGCTGGTTAGAGTGTTCTGCTATTATATCTCAAATGTTTGGTTATGGTAGCTTCATAGGCATAAGGTGAAAAAGATGAAAATGGAAACACATTCCAATTAGTAATGTTGGCAGTACGTTTTAACAtggttagattttttttctttgtcTGTTAAGAAGTGCATATATTTTGTGTATGATGTTTGTTCTGCAATCTACctgcaactactccctccgtcccaaagttgtactactaaagttgagacacttatttcgggacggagggagtaccatactAGAAACAGAAAAAGCAATATAGGTAGCGACTTAATTCACAGCTTATGCCTATTTGGACATAGTCAACCGAATTTACAGCCATACTGATTATTGTATTGATATCTGCATGCTCAGCCAGAATTCTTGAGTGACACGAAAAATGCTATCAGAAAAGCATATCTACTTACCGATGAGAAAATATTGGAAAAAGCAGCTGAGTTGGGAAGAGGAGGCTCCACGGCTGTTACCGCCATCTTAATAAGCAGTAACGATAGTGTGAAGCTAGTGGTCGCGAATATTGGAGATTCACGAGCAGTTATTAGCAAGAATGGTAAAGCAGAGCAGCTTTCAGTTGATCACGAGCCTAGCATGGAGCGAGAAATTATTGAGGAAAAAGGTGGATTTGTTTCAAACCTACCAGGTAACAACCATCTCTTGTCAATCCCTACCAACGCGTTGATGTATGCCTGAAAAAGTATCTTCATTGGAATTTAATGGTTCTGATTTTTTTTCCTCCTGAACCTTGTCTGGTGACATGCCCAGGATTTTTTAGTTATCTAGTAGCAACTGACAGTGGCGCTCACGTGATTCAACTAATAGCAGATTTCTTTTTGCTAGTAATTGTCACAagcttatgatctatactttattgAGGTTCAATTCCAATCATGTCTCATTTGCAGGAGATGTGCCACGAGTTGATGGGCAGCTGGCTGTTGCAAGAGCATTCGGAGACCGGTGCTTGAAAAAGCACCTCAGCTCTGAGCCACACGTGGCTGAGGAAGTTATCGATGAGAGTTCAGATTTTCTAATTCTAGCAAGTGATGGTTTGTGGAAGGTGATGCCTATAAATCTCACTCCAATTATTCCTGATGGATTGGATCTAACTCATTGCATTATTTATCTATAAGCTCAGTAAACCAGTCTATGTTCTCTGACCTCTGTGCAGTCATCTATGGGGATATGCACGCACTATATAATCTGTTTTTGAACATAGTGCAATAGTGTTTGTTCAAGCATGTATAGCACTTAGCCGGGCTTTCATGTTTAGCTTCATTCATTTTGCCATGGACCAAACTTATTTTCTGATTAGATTAATTATCAGTTCATGTATCTGGTGAGTTTACGATTTGCAAATGGCACTAATGCAAATATGACACAAATTCAGGTGATGACCAACCAAGAGGCTGttgatgagatcaaggacatcagGGACGCACAGGCAGCTGCGAAGCATCTGACGGAGCAGGCGGTGAACAGGAAGAGCAAAGACGACATCTCCTGCGTCGTCGTAAACTTCCACTGCTAGcagagcttgaagctgctgctagccTCTCAAGTGTACAATTTCTTTTGTGTCGGATTGGTTTTACGGTTTGCTGTTGTTGGTCGGATATTGTGTTTAATCTTTTCTTGTTGGGAATAATCCACCACCCAAGGGGATCAAGGTTTGTAGAATATTGTTGTTTGTTCAAAGGCTATAATAAAAAGTGTTTCTCTTTTTACTACTATCATTTTAAGTTTTTATTTATTGCGACTTCCTTGGTTTCTTTTGGGCCCAGTTGGGTTTCAGGGTCGGTCCTGGGACCCAATTTGATTTGTGAGAATTCAGTGAAACTTCACCGAAAAATTGCAGTTTCGGAGCATTTTGGTAGACACGATTTCACTGGTTATATGATCCCATGATCGCGACTGGCTCCTCGGCTCTTTATTTTGACGGTTACTTGGCGTAGATTATTGCCCCGCGCGCCTCTTGTTGCGCTCACCTATACAAGCCACAACACCAAGTCAGGTCCACCTACCCTGCCAGCTGCGTCTACTTAGTCGCTTGTCTGCACCGCGCAGGCATCTTGGTTGCCCTACATCCATCCCAACCAGGGCCCCACGCTGCCCCGTTTGTTTGTCTGCGCTGCATctcaaaaaaaaattctaaaacttgGCCCGCACGAAGCCTGGCTCTGAAGGAACCGTTGAATCGGCATTTTTTTGCTAGGCAGCCACTTTGTTGCTTCTTCACCTCCTCCATGAAGCTCCTTCTCTAATCTTTTTTCTTCCATTCCTTCTAATCTACACAACGGTGATTCGTTTCGAGGTAAGTTTTACAAAAAAAGATGCACATCGATGTTATATGGTTTCAGTTTTATTATCAGTTTGTAGTTCCGTTGGCTGCTGATATTTAGAGGAAGACAAAGCCTACTTACGCTAAGTCCCTCCGGAATTAAAGTTAGCATAGATGCCCCATCTATTTCAAATCTCCTTTTCACGGACGATTCATTAATCCTGATGCAAGCTAATTCCATGAACGCGGAGGCGCTGAAAGCAGTTTTGGATGCTTATTGTGCTGCATCGGGGCAAATGGTGAGTGTTGAAAAA is a window of Triticum dicoccoides isolate Atlit2015 ecotype Zavitan chromosome 2B, WEW_v2.0, whole genome shotgun sequence DNA encoding:
- the LOC119363528 gene encoding probable protein phosphatase 2C 62 is translated as MAGKEIYHKMKDKVKDAFSSSGPETGKGKTKLSGRRVKHGYHLVKGKSNHPMEDYLVAEYRQVGEHDLGLFAIFDGHLGHTVPDFLRAHLFDNILSEPEFLSDTKNAIRKAYLLTDEKILEKAAELGRGGSTAVTAILISSNDSVKLVVANIGDSRAVISKNGKAEQLSVDHEPSMEREIIEEKGGFVSNLPGDVPRVDGQLAVARAFGDRCLKKHLSSEPHVAEEVIDESSDFLILASDGLWKVMTNQEAVDEIKDIRDAQAAAKHLTEQAVNRKSKDDISCVVVNFHC